The sequence GTTTTTTATAATCAGTATTTTTTTTGGCATCCCTGTTTCCGGTATCGGCTTCTTTTGCTGGCATGGCTGACGCTCACGGTTTTTCAGCGCAAAGCATCTCGTTGATTGCTGTAGTTGTTTCTGTAAATGTTTTCTCCAGAATGTCAATCCATGACTCGTTATCAGGCCATTTCCCCTTGCTTGAAAACTCATGGATATACCTGGAGAGGACATAAAGCCGGTTCGCCCCGCAACTTCCGGAAGAACCTTTCAGCTCATGGATAAGCTGATCGTAGCGCTTGAGGTTGCCGTCTTCGGCAGCAGTTGCCAGAGCGGTGACGATTTTTTTCGTGTCACTGATAAAAACAGGGAAGATGTTGTCGATCATTTCCTTGCCTCCTACCTCCTTGAGGCTGTTGATAATAGAGCGATCAAGAATTTTTTCCTTATCGATACTTTTCCAGAAGCGGTCTTTGTTTATTGCGTAATCCTGTATCGGTGATGTCTTGTTGCCATTTTCAGCCATAAGGCTGTTATTGAGCCACACGGCGATGGTTGCGATGAGATCATCCCTGGAAATAGGTTTTCCGAGGTGATGGTTCATTCCGGCATCCTTTACCCTGAGTATGCTTTTTTCATCCGTATTTCCGGTCAGTGCGATGATGGGTATGCGGTTACCGTTTCTGAACCTGCTGAAATATTTTCCATTCCGGATGGCTTCGGCAGCCTGAATGCCGTTCAGTACCGGCATTTCCATATCCATCAGAACAAGGTCATAGTCCTCATGCTCAAGCATCTCGATTGCAATCTGTCCGTTTTCAGCCTGACCGACCGAGCATCCGTAGTGCTCCAGAATCAGGCGCATAAAGTTCCGGCTGGTTTCATTGTCGTCGACAAGCAGGATTCTGCTTCCGGAGAGCAGTTCTTCCTGATCCGAAGTGATAGTGGATTTTTCTGAAAAAAAGTATCGTTCGAATATTTGCAGGATGTCCGGTCTCAGTACCGGCTTGGAAAGCACATCATTCATTCCGCATTTGCCGGCGCGACTCAGCGCTTCGTGATATGGCAGAGCTGTTATGCCGATAATCGGAGCCTGAAGATAATGCAGAGCGAGTGAAGGATCGAAAGTATGTGTCGATCTGAGCTGTTGTACGGCACAGTCGCCATTGAGTGAAGGCATTTCGAAATCCATGAAAATCAGGTCATAACGGTTGCTTGAGAGCATCTCAAGAGCCTGTTCGCCGTTTTCTGCCTGGTCGGAGGAACAGTTCCATTCTGAAATATACTTTGCAAGCAGTACGCGGTTGCTGAACTGATCATCGACTATCAGGATGCGCTTGTTTTTCAGAATCTCTTTTTTTATGTCTTTTACGGCTTTTGACTCATAGGCAGGGAATGTAATCAGGAACTCTGTCCAGCAATCTTCTTCGGAATTGCAGGTTATTTCTCCTCCGAACGATTCAATGACTCTTCTGCAGAACGAGAGCCCGAGACCATTCCCTCCGCTTTTCCCGTAGGTATAGAAACGGTCGAAAATTCTTTCTCTTTTAGATGCCGGAACTCCCGGTCCATAATCTTTTACCCTAATGATATTGAACCCGTTGCCTGTTTCGGCTGTCAGTTCTATTTTGAAATCAGGTCTGTTTTTGTAATGGAGGGCATTTTTTATCAAATTGAAGAGAACATAAATAAAAAGATCTTTGTCACCGAGAAAATCGAAGGTTACAGCAGTTTTATCGATAAGCAGTTTTCTTTCTGCAAGATTGTTGTACCCGTAGCTGTTGATCGCCGTATGTATGATTTTTTTTGCCGATAAGCGTTTGAAATTATTGATGTCGACGCTGCCTCCCTGAAGACTTGCAAGAATGGAGTCAATGATTTTATTGCCTCGTTTGATTGTTGCAGAACTTTCTTCAATGACGTCATGAATGCTTATCAGACCGGATTGGCTGATGTCTACCGTGCCTGTTGTCTCTTTCCCGACCGGTTTATTGGGCAATATTGCCTGGAGCGAGCTCATGGCATTGGTTATGGAACTGAGCGGATTTCTCATTTCATGAGCAATACTTCCGCTCAGACTTTGGAGCAGTGATATTTTCGTCTGGTGGGCAATCTGTTTCCTGTGGTTGGCAACAATGCCTCCGATCAGTGCAAAAAGATAGGTTGGAATGTATTCGATGTGAAATTCAGTATAACTTACGTGCCCGTCAAGGGCATAAACTGCAGCGTAAGCCAGAACAAAGCCTGAGAGGGTTATGATGCAGATGAAAATCCAGTCATAGACAATCAGGATAAGCATGAACAGGCAGGCCATCGAGGACATTGCCCAGGCAATCGACCATTCGTTTCTCAGCATCATGAAATGAAAGAAAAAAGGCAGGAGAACCGGTACCGAAATGAAAAAATAAACAGGAAAGATAGTTTTGGCCTTTTTGGGCAGGTAACGGTAAAAAAGCCAGGGCAGGCTGATTACGGCTTCGATCAGTCGCAGCGTGAGGTTTTCGTAATGCTGCGGGAACAGGTATTTCCAGACAATATAAAACAGCGGATACCCGACAGTAGCGAACAATCCGATAATGGGCAGGTTCGGCTCTGCGTGTTCGACGATGTTTATAGCTTTTTGTTTGAGTCTCTGCATTTTCTTTCGAAAATCGCGTTTGTATTCATATTCCGCTGAAGCTCAGAAATACGTCTCCCAGCAAGTGTTTTTGAGTGAAATATGAGAGTGTTACGAAAAACCCCATGATGTTCCCGATTTTTGGGTATCAGCTGTGATACAGCGGGGTCGTTACCCTCATGTATTGCATTGAAAACATCTTGTTAATGCAGCCGGATCATCGAAGATAAACCCATAAACTGCAGAACGGGAGAATTTGCGTGGTTTATTGCTGCTCATGGACTGGGGCGGTATCTCGGCTGCTTTCTTAGTGTGATATTAGGATAAATCCCCGGAAGATCAAAACATGATTGAATTCGTACCATTAAAATTATTTTTTCACTGATAGACGTAACTAATACAAAACTACTTTTGCCATGTTTACTGATGACTCAGCTTTTGAACAACCCGGTTATGGGAGGGAGTTCTCCGTATCGGTCTTTCCGGATTTTCTTGAAAAACGCCTTCAGGCTTGTCATGAAGAGCTGTTCGCACCAAGAAAAAACAAAAAACCCCTTGTTCTCGGAAATCGTATGCCTGATGCCGCTGCTATCATGCTGCAGAGCAACGACTATCTGAACGTTTCAAACCATCCGGTTATTCGGCGGGCACAACTGGATACCTTGAACGAGATATCTCAGGAACCGGTCATGTCGGCAGTTTTTCTTCATGAAAATAGCGGAAAACACGATTTTGAAAAGCGAATGGCCGCATATACCGGTTTTGAAAGCGCTATTCTCTGTCAGTCCGGGTGGGCAGCCAATGCAGGATTGATGCAGGTCATCGCAGACAGTACAACTCCGGTTTATATCGATTTTTTCACACATATGTCACTCTGGGAGGGTGTCAAGATTGCCGGAGCGGTTCCGTATGCCTTTCGTCATAACGATCCTTCCCATCTTGAACGTCTGATCAGAGAACATGGGCAGGGAGTTGTTCTGGTCGATTCTCTCTACAGTACTACCGGAGATATTTCGCCTCTCACCGAGATTGTCGGGATTGCCAATCGATATGGGTGTATTTCCGTTGTCGATGAATCGCATTCTCTCGGAACGCATGGAGAGCATGGGGCCGGATTGGTCAATGAGTGCGGATTGGCGGGTCAGGTGCATTTCATTACCGCAAGTCTTGCAAAGGCATTTGCCGGACGTGCCGGCATTATCTGTTGCTCCGCAAAATTCGCTAAATATTATCCTTATATGGCCTTTCCCGCGATTTTCAGTTCAACGCTTCTTCCCTTCGAAATTGCAGGACTGAGCGCAACACTTGAAGTCATAGAGGCCGGAGATGATCGCAGACGGGCTCTTTATGAAAAATCACGCTATTTCCGGGACAGGCTCAGGGAGCTTGGATACAACATTGCAAGTCAGTCGCAGATTGTCGCGATCGAAGGCGGTCTTGAATCCAATACGGAGCTTTTACGTGATGCCCTTGAAGATCGAAATGTATTCGGATCGGTTTTTCTTGCGCCGGCTACACCAAAAACCCGTTCCCTGATGCGCTTTTCAGTGCATAGCGGGCTTGCTATGGAAGATCTCGACTATGTCCTCCAGGTTTGTGAAGATATCAGGGACGAGATAGACATGTGGAACTGGAAATCAACAAAACGACAGAAAACATGAGCGGGTTCGATATCGTAGCCGAGGGATGGAGCCCCGACATTCATGATGCGGACTGTTTCTGCATTGTCTGCCGCGCATACTCCCGGGGATATGAGGGACAGCGTGCAGCTATGGAATGCCTGTCTGCAGGGCGGCTCAGCAAGACAACGCCTGTAATTGATATTGGCAATGAGAGCAGGGGAGAGGTTACAGGGGCATTTTCGGCATAGCTTGAGTTTTTCCCGGAGAGCACGGATTTGCCTGCATACCGGACAACCCGTATCGTAACCGTTTCATTTGTCATGCTGTACGATGGCCAAGGCGCAGAATACAGGATTCTGCGCAGGTTTCGCAACGCCTTTTTGCCGATACGCCTGAGTATGCCGAAGCGCTTGTACTGATCGGCAGTCACGTTTTAATTGAGGGATATCGGTATCGGGACTTTCGTTTCAGGACATGTTGCGGAACATCTGCAGGAGCAATGACCAGAGGTTTCGTTGAGGTTTTCTTTTTATCGGAAGACCTTCTTTATCCCAACCGACAATTCCGTACTGCATATTGACAACCTTGCGGTATCCCCGATTCAACAGAAGGCGTCCTGCCGTCAGACTGCGATTGCCGCTGTTGCAGACGATAATCAGATTACGGTTAACAGGGATCTCCTGAAACCGTTGTTCGAATGTGCTGAGCGGAATCAGCATGATATCGGGAACATCGAAAGCTTTTCTGGCGATTTCTCGCGGTTCCCGGACATCGACGAACAGGGCGCCTTTTTTCGTCATTGCAAAGGCTGCGGCAGGGGTGATATTTTTAATGTTGTTCATCGTATCCGATTTGGCAATCTGTTGGTTCATGAAGTTCTGGCCTGCTGCATGTTCGTCGTTCTGGCAGGGCATCTCTGTGAAGGAAGGCCCGTCTATCGTGAAGACAACTCGTTTAGCCTGCTTTTTCGCAGAGGGAGGGATTGACTCGATGCTGCAGGGTGAACAAAAAATCAAAAGCCCCCGCTTTCAGCAAGGGCTTTTTGATTTTCAGCGGAGAGGGTGGGATTCGAACCCACGGTACGATTGCTCGCACAACGGTTTTCGAGACCGCCCGATTCAACCGCTCTCGCACCTCTCCGTTATATTCTGAAAGAACTTAGCGATATTGTTTCTGCTTTACCTGATAATCCCGATGGCAGAGCAATCACGCTTCGCTGAATGACGAGGAAGTGAAGATAATAAAAAATAATGAAATATGCCAAGTATGGTCTGCCTGGGATTACAGCGCATATGTACCTGCCTTGTAATCATGTTTTTCGGAGATCCTGAAATAGTCCGCGAGAATTTCTCCTCTCATAATGGAGAGCGCTTGTTTGAATAGCTGATGTCACGCGCTTTTATACGCGATAGTTGCTTTTTATGAGAGAGAGACAAGCACCGGGAGCATGACGGAGCAGTATGACACAAAAAGCGGATCGAACAAGGAAGGCAAGGTGTGGCTGAAGGCATGAAACGTGATTATGATAAAGGTGAAAAATGTACGTTGCTTCCCGGCATTGTTCATGTAAACGGCTGTATACTGCTTTAATGATACAGTAGTGTTATTAAATTTTTCCGCGGCGAAACGGCTGAGCCGGTGTTTGATCTGATGCATTAAATAAATGAATCCGGTCTATGTGAGTCCCATATGATTGGATTATGCTTAATAACGATGACTTCTGACAGTTGGAATAGTTTTTTCTTTATCGATATTTGTGTGCTCAAATCCATGAATCAGAATCAGATTAACGGTGTGAATCAGTAAGATGATCAGCATTTCCTGAAATCCGTAGTATCAGAAGGATGATGATAAGCCGGATTAACCGCATAGATATTTGCCGATAGAACGTGTCATTTAAGAGATTAAGCGTGTGAGTCTGTGCACTATTCAGTATTTTTCTGATGATCGCTTCTCATGCCGATGTTTGACCGGCAGGAGAGAATGAGCTTTCTTCTTTACTTTTTTTGAAGTCCCGCAGCCTTAAAAAGGAGACAAATCATTCCGCCAACATAATCGTTCCATAGCAGATGAACAGTGATTCGTTTTCCTGCTGGTTATTAATTTCCTGTGAATATTGTGAGAACGCGTGACATGAGAGTAACTATTCATGGCTGAACAATTTTCGCTTATATTTGATGGCCTATTTGTTTTGTTATACAGGAAGATGGTTCTGATTTTTTTATTAAAAAATATTATATTGGTTTGTTATCAATATCTCTCAATTATAATTATGAATTTTATGTCGACAATTACAGAACTACAGGAACAGCTTGTTGCAATCCAGAGACAGATTGATGAACAGAGAGCATTAGGAAAAAAACAGGCGATTGGCGAAATAAAAGCTAAAATGGCAGAGTTCGATATTACTGTAGATGAGCTTGAGTCAAAAGGGAGCTCAAGAGGTTTCAGAGAAAAAAAGCCTTCCGTCATCAAATATCGGAAAAGCGATGCAGAAACCTGGGTTGGCAGAGGCCCCAAGCCGGTATGGGTTAAGGATGTAGAGGCTGCTGGCGGAAAAATTTCAGATTATCTGGTACAGTAAGGCAGACTTGATTGTCATGTGCATAGCCTTGGACAGCGGCGGGGAAAGATTATTGTGTTTTCCGGTGTTCAAGGCTATGGAACTGTTCATTCCTCAAGCTTGTACTGTTCCGATCCTTTAAAAAGATGTCGGGATATTCAGGCATGGCAGGGTCGGTACTATTACTCTTCACTTCGCCGATCATTCCGCAACTCATTGCATGTCAGTATGGCGACGGTATTTGCTATCCGTTAGGCCGATAAGCTTTTTTTTGCCTGTTATTTAATGTCCGGGTCAGGAAATCCGTTTCCACTATTAGAAACAGCGTGCAGAGAAGGAACCGAGATCGGGCAGGCAGCTATGGTGCAATTTCCGGCATAAGTTGCGAAAAACAGAAAACCCCGGTTGTTACCGGGGTTTTCTGTTCTGGAGCGGGAAACGAGACTCGAACTCGCGACCCCAACCTTGGCAAGGTTGTGCTCTACCAACTGAGCTATTCCCGCATTTATGAGGCATAAATATAAGGATATTTCAAAACTGTGCAAGAGTATCCTGAATTTTTTCCGGCAAAAAATTCAGGATAGATAATTCTTGAATAATACGGCATTATGGAAGAGCAGTGTCATATACAGGACGAAACGCTTTTCAGAGGTTGAGGGAGTCCATAATGGTTTTCATATCCTTGTCGCCGCGTCCGGAAAGGTTCGCGACGAGAATGGATTCAGGGCTCATGGTCGCAGCCTTTTTGATTGCGTAGTGCACGGCATGCGCCGATTCAAGGGCGCAGATGATCCCTTCGGTTTCAGCAAGGGTTTTGAGTGCAAGCAGCGCTTCATGGTCGGTTGCCGAGGTGTAGCTGACCAGTCCGGTTTCCTGCAGGTGGCAGTGTTCGGGCCCTACGCCGGGATAGTCGAGGCCGGCAGATATCGAGTGGGCTTCGAGAATCTGGCCGTCATCGGTTTGCAGCAGCTTGGTCATTGCTCCGTGCAGAACACCAGGGGTTCCGAGCGTCAGTGATGCGGCATGAAGGCCTTCGAGGCCTTCGCCGGCGGCTTCGACTCCGACAAGCTCAATAGCCGGGACATCGTCGAGAAATTCATGGAACATGCCGATGGCATTGCTTCCGCCCCCTACGCATGCGGTAATGACATCCGGCAGTCTGCCTGCCTGTTCAAGAATCTGTTTTCTGGTTTCTTTGCCGATTACCGCCTGAAAATCACGCACGATCATCGGGTATGGATGCATGCCAACGACGGAACCGATAATATAAAAAGTCTCTTCCGGGTTGTTCATCCAGTCCCGAATGGCCTCGCTGGTAGCGTCCTTGAGCGTTCTGGAACCGGAGGTGACCGGCCGGACCTCGGCGCCGAGCAGCTTCATTCTTGCTACATTGGGAGCCTGACGCCTGATATCCTCTTCACCCATATAGACAATGCAGTCAAGATCGAACAGTGCGCATACCGTAGCTGTTGCAACTCCATGCTGACCGGCACCGGTTTCGGCTATGATCCGTTTTTTGCCCATCCGCCGGGCGAGAAGCGCTTGCCCCAGGGCGTTGTTGATCTTGTGGGCTCCGGTGTGGCAGAGATCTTCGCGTTTCAGGTAGATTGCTGCGCCCTGAACTGCCCTGCTCAGCCTTTCGGCATGATAGAGGGGAGTCGGGCGTCCTACGTAGTCTCGAAGCAGGTTTTCAAGTGTCGCGTGAAACGACGGATCGTTGTTGGCTTTCCGATATTCCGATTCAAGATCTGAAGCGTTTTTTATCAGGGTTTCGGGGATGAATTTCCCGCCGAAAACTCCGAAGTGTCCCTTGGCATCGGGAGCAGAATACGCAGAAGAGGACATGTGGCAAAAAGGGTATTGAATAACAAAAAACTTCATTGCTTCCCAGCGTGCCGAATAGCTCGCGGAGCAGAAAAACAACCGTTATACAGCAATAAAATAATATATTCAAACTTTTCAGAGATACCTATGCAAGTGCGTTTCATTATCCAGCAGCGGAGTTATCGGATGTGAGTCAAATTAAGCGGAACATAGTGGTTACGGCATTTCTTTGCCTGATGGTCCATACCGGATTATTTCCGCTTGACGAACTCTCGGGTGCGGAAAATGTGGTACATGGCAGTGGCGAAGAGAAAAAAAACTCATCGGCGCCCGATCTGCTGCCGTTGCCGGGAGACGATACAAAGAGCGTTATAACGTTCTCCGCCAAAGATTCGCTTCTGTATCATTTCGACCGCAAGTCGATGGAGCTTATGGGAAAAGCCCGCATCGACCGGGAGGCTACAACG comes from Chlorobium limicola DSM 245 and encodes:
- a CDS encoding response regulator → MQRLKQKAINIVEHAEPNLPIIGLFATVGYPLFYIVWKYLFPQHYENLTLRLIEAVISLPWLFYRYLPKKAKTIFPVYFFISVPVLLPFFFHFMMLRNEWSIAWAMSSMACLFMLILIVYDWIFICIITLSGFVLAYAAVYALDGHVSYTEFHIEYIPTYLFALIGGIVANHRKQIAHQTKISLLQSLSGSIAHEMRNPLSSITNAMSSLQAILPNKPVGKETTGTVDISQSGLISIHDVIEESSATIKRGNKIIDSILASLQGGSVDINNFKRLSAKKIIHTAINSYGYNNLAERKLLIDKTAVTFDFLGDKDLFIYVLFNLIKNALHYKNRPDFKIELTAETGNGFNIIRVKDYGPGVPASKRERIFDRFYTYGKSGGNGLGLSFCRRVIESFGGEITCNSEEDCWTEFLITFPAYESKAVKDIKKEILKNKRILIVDDQFSNRVLLAKYISEWNCSSDQAENGEQALEMLSSNRYDLIFMDFEMPSLNGDCAVQQLRSTHTFDPSLALHYLQAPIIGITALPYHEALSRAGKCGMNDVLSKPVLRPDILQIFERYFFSEKSTITSDQEELLSGSRILLVDDNETSRNFMRLILEHYGCSVGQAENGQIAIEMLEHEDYDLVLMDMEMPVLNGIQAAEAIRNGKYFSRFRNGNRIPIIALTGNTDEKSILRVKDAGMNHHLGKPISRDDLIATIAVWLNNSLMAENGNKTSPIQDYAINKDRFWKSIDKEKILDRSIINSLKEVGGKEMIDNIFPVFISDTKKIVTALATAAEDGNLKRYDQLIHELKGSSGSCGANRLYVLSRYIHEFSSKGKWPDNESWIDILEKTFTETTTAINEMLCAEKP
- the cqsA gene encoding alpha-hydroxyketone-type quorum-sensing autoinducer synthase; translated protein: MFTDDSAFEQPGYGREFSVSVFPDFLEKRLQACHEELFAPRKNKKPLVLGNRMPDAAAIMLQSNDYLNVSNHPVIRRAQLDTLNEISQEPVMSAVFLHENSGKHDFEKRMAAYTGFESAILCQSGWAANAGLMQVIADSTTPVYIDFFTHMSLWEGVKIAGAVPYAFRHNDPSHLERLIREHGQGVVLVDSLYSTTGDISPLTEIVGIANRYGCISVVDESHSLGTHGEHGAGLVNECGLAGQVHFITASLAKAFAGRAGIICCSAKFAKYYPYMAFPAIFSSTLLPFEIAGLSATLEVIEAGDDRRRALYEKSRYFRDRLRELGYNIASQSQIVAIEGGLESNTELLRDALEDRNVFGSVFLAPATPKTRSLMRFSVHSGLAMEDLDYVLQVCEDIRDEIDMWNWKSTKRQKT
- a CDS encoding rhodanese-like domain-containing protein, yielding MNQQIAKSDTMNNIKNITPAAAFAMTKKGALFVDVREPREIARKAFDVPDIMLIPLSTFEQRFQEIPVNRNLIIVCNSGNRSLTAGRLLLNRGYRKVVNMQYGIVGWDKEGLPIKRKPQRNLWSLLLQMFRNMS
- a CDS encoding H-NS histone family protein produces the protein MAEQFSLIFDGLFVLLYRKMVLIFLLKNIILVCYQYLSIIIMNFMSTITELQEQLVAIQRQIDEQRALGKKQAIGEIKAKMAEFDITVDELESKGSSRGFREKKPSVIKYRKSDAETWVGRGPKPVWVKDVEAAGGKISDYLVQ
- the trpB gene encoding tryptophan synthase subunit beta gives rise to the protein MSSSAYSAPDAKGHFGVFGGKFIPETLIKNASDLESEYRKANNDPSFHATLENLLRDYVGRPTPLYHAERLSRAVQGAAIYLKREDLCHTGAHKINNALGQALLARRMGKKRIIAETGAGQHGVATATVCALFDLDCIVYMGEEDIRRQAPNVARMKLLGAEVRPVTSGSRTLKDATSEAIRDWMNNPEETFYIIGSVVGMHPYPMIVRDFQAVIGKETRKQILEQAGRLPDVITACVGGGSNAIGMFHEFLDDVPAIELVGVEAAGEGLEGLHAASLTLGTPGVLHGAMTKLLQTDDGQILEAHSISAGLDYPGVGPEHCHLQETGLVSYTSATDHEALLALKTLAETEGIICALESAHAVHYAIKKAATMSPESILVANLSGRGDKDMKTIMDSLNL